A window from Festucalex cinctus isolate MCC-2025b chromosome 12, RoL_Fcin_1.0, whole genome shotgun sequence encodes these proteins:
- the nkx2.9 gene encoding NK2 transcription factor related, locus 9 isoform X2, which translates to MAVPTKFNFSVRSILDLPERDTRASPASSSPFSAAHESHLAPLSSSSTSPLTSVSSTSSSSASNSSWMLDFEPSSCMSWDDGGGGSSSLEASPDSTKPDEPSKPPSPGEAAKKRKKRRVLFSKAQTVALERRFRQQRYLSGPEREQLARLLSLTPTQVKIWFQNHRYKMKRGRGADERQPEETLLHPPLLRRVLVPLLLGDGKPFHAACLLGAASSARHPRTLRLPLQADYPALRGLPGLQPPAPAPAPAPAGLPLQPHRHQHFESPAASRLAWTDLWGDSLHLASYK; encoded by the exons ATGGCGGTGCCCACAAAATTCAACTTTTCCGTCCGGAGCATCCTGGACCTGCCCGAGCGCGACACGAGAGCTTCGCCCGCGTCCTCGTCACCGTTCTCGGCCGCGCATGAGTCGCACTTGGCCCCCCTCTCCTCCTCATCCACCTCCCCACTCACCTCCGTGTCCTCCACGtcttcctcctccgcctccaACTCCTCATGGATGCTCGACTTTGAGCCAAGCTCCTGCATGT CCTgggacgacggcggcggcggcagcagcagccTGGAGGCCTCCCCGGACTCCACCAAGCCGGACGAGCCGTCCAAGCCTCCGAGTCCGGGCGAGGCGGCGAAGAAGCGCAAGAAGCGGCGCGTGCTGTTCTCCAAGGCGCAGACGGTGGCGCTCGAGCGCCGCTTCCGCCAGCAGCGCTACCTGTCGGGCCCCGAGCGAGAGCAGCTGGCCCGCCTGCTCAGCCTGACGCCCACGCAGGTCAAGATCTGGTTCCAGAACCACCGCTACAAGATGAAGAGGGGCCGGGGGGCGGACGAGCGGCAGCCGGAGGAGACCCTGCTGCACCCCCCGCTGCTGCGCAGGGTGCTCGTGCCGCTGCTGCTCGGCGACGGGAAGCCGTTCCACGCCGCCTGCTTGCTGGGCGCCGCCTCCTCCGCGCGGCATCCGAGGACGCTCCGCTTGCCGCTGCAGGCCGACTACCCGGCCCTCCGCGGGCTCCCGGGCCTCCAGCCGCCCGCGCCCGCGCCCGCGCCCGCGCCCGCGGGGTTGCCACTGCAGCCTCACCGTCACCAGCACTTTGAGAGCCCGGCGGCCTCCAGGCTCGCCTGGACGGATTTGTGGGGCGATTCGCTGCACTTGGCTTCGTACAAGTGA
- the nkx2.9 gene encoding NK2 transcription factor related, locus 9 isoform X1, with amino-acid sequence MAAILAGETLEKSILDLPERDTRASPASSSPFSAAHESHLAPLSSSSTSPLTSVSSTSSSSASNSSWMLDFEPSSCMSPSSAHAAWDDGGGGSSSLEASPDSTKPDEPSKPPSPGEAAKKRKKRRVLFSKAQTVALERRFRQQRYLSGPEREQLARLLSLTPTQVKIWFQNHRYKMKRGRGADERQPEETLLHPPLLRRVLVPLLLGDGKPFHAACLLGAASSARHPRTLRLPLQADYPALRGLPGLQPPAPAPAPAPAGLPLQPHRHQHFESPAASRLAWTDLWGDSLHLASYK; translated from the exons ATGGCGGCCATATTGGCAGGGGAGACGCTCGAGAAAAG CATCCTGGACCTGCCCGAGCGCGACACGAGAGCTTCGCCCGCGTCCTCGTCACCGTTCTCGGCCGCGCATGAGTCGCACTTGGCCCCCCTCTCCTCCTCATCCACCTCCCCACTCACCTCCGTGTCCTCCACGtcttcctcctccgcctccaACTCCTCATGGATGCTCGACTTTGAGCCAAGCTCCTGCATGT CCCCCTCCTCTGCCCACGCAGCCTgggacgacggcggcggcggcagcagcagccTGGAGGCCTCCCCGGACTCCACCAAGCCGGACGAGCCGTCCAAGCCTCCGAGTCCGGGCGAGGCGGCGAAGAAGCGCAAGAAGCGGCGCGTGCTGTTCTCCAAGGCGCAGACGGTGGCGCTCGAGCGCCGCTTCCGCCAGCAGCGCTACCTGTCGGGCCCCGAGCGAGAGCAGCTGGCCCGCCTGCTCAGCCTGACGCCCACGCAGGTCAAGATCTGGTTCCAGAACCACCGCTACAAGATGAAGAGGGGCCGGGGGGCGGACGAGCGGCAGCCGGAGGAGACCCTGCTGCACCCCCCGCTGCTGCGCAGGGTGCTCGTGCCGCTGCTGCTCGGCGACGGGAAGCCGTTCCACGCCGCCTGCTTGCTGGGCGCCGCCTCCTCCGCGCGGCATCCGAGGACGCTCCGCTTGCCGCTGCAGGCCGACTACCCGGCCCTCCGCGGGCTCCCGGGCCTCCAGCCGCCCGCGCCCGCGCCCGCGCCCGCGCCCGCGGGGTTGCCACTGCAGCCTCACCGTCACCAGCACTTTGAGAGCCCGGCGGCCTCCAGGCTCGCCTGGACGGATTTGTGGGGCGATTCGCTGCACTTGGCTTCGTACAAGTGA
- the pax9 gene encoding paired box protein Pax-9 encodes MEPAFGEVNQLGGVFVNGRPLPNAIRLRIVELAQLGIRPCDISRQLRVSHGCVSKILARYNETGSILPGAIGGSKPRVTTPTVVKHIRTYKQRDPGIFAWEIRDRLLADGVCDKFNLPSVSSISRILRNKIGGLQAQQGPVYESAKLQQAHAHAQTHPHAHAHPASQSAAAAAAAALPYNHLYSYPGSKVATPPGVPALPGHMHAMHRIWPSSHSVTDILGIRSITEQQNAEWLAHSEQLCHSTQHPGLPAAHHPSVSLHGVQRHHVGLCDRTHMAAAAAAAAAAAGQWQL; translated from the exons ATGG AACCGGCCTTCGGCGAGGTCAACCAGCTGGGCGGCGTGTTCGTCAACGGCCGGCCGCTGCCCAACGCCATCCGGCTGCGCATCGTCGAGCTGGCGCAGCTCGGCATCCGGCCGTGCGACATCAGCCGGCAGCTGCGCGTCTCGCACGGCTGCGTCAGCAAGATCCTGGCGCGCTACAACGAGACCGGCTCCATCCTGCCGGGCGCCATCGGCGGCAGCAAGCCGCGCGTCACCACGCCCACCGTGGTCAAGCACATACGGACGTACAAGCAGCGCGACCCGGGCATTTTCGCCTGGGAGATCCGCGACCGGCTGCTGGCCGACGGCGTGTGCGACAAGTTCAACCTGCCGTCCGTCAGCTCCATCAGCCGCATCCTGCGCAACAAGATCGGCGGCCTGCAGGCGCAGCAGGGCCCCGTGTACGAGTCGGCCAAGCTGCAGCAAGCGCATGCGCATGCGCAGACGCACCCGCACGCTCACGCGCACCCGGCGTCTCagtcggccgccgccgccgccgccgccgcgctgcCATACAACCACTTGTACTCGTACCCCGGCTCCAAAGTGGCCACGCCGCCCGGCGTGCCCGCGCTCCCCGGACACATGCACGCCATGCACCGGATTTGGCCCTCGTCGCACTCGGTCACGGACATTCTGGGGATCCGGTCCATTACCGAGCAGCAAA ACGCCGAGTGGCTCGCCCACAGCGAGCAGCTGTGTCACAGCACCCAGCATCCCGGCCTCCCGGCGGCGCACCACCCGAGCGTCAGCCTCCACGGGGTACAGCGGCACCACGTCGGCCTCTGCGACCGCACACACatggccgccgccgctgccgccgccgccgccgccgccggccagtGGCAGCTGTGA